CAGAAAATGATTTGAAGTTGTAATCAGTAACAGGTAAGCTTACCGATTCTAGGACATGTTAATGCAACATCTCGTCTAATTTCTGCCTGTATTGAGCTAATCTCTGCATCAACATAGCATTGGTGTCAGTGCTCTTTTTAGATACTTTCAGGAGAGAAAATAAGGGggtaaaaaggaaaagaaaaattcatAGCAACAATAAATTGGTGCTTCCATTTATTCTCTCAATAAGGTAAAATCCATAATCTCAATTTCACAACCACTGCAGCACAGGCAATCCCAAATCCATTGGCTGTAAACGCTGTTTTAGCTGCTCCTGCAGTGAAAGCAGGTTGCTGCATGCTGCTCAGGGACTTCTCCAGGGCATTGAACAGTTGGCTTAGAACTGGTATGGAAAAAAGggaattcaattgtttgatcaagacACTTCCATTATGGTGGCTCAATCAAATCATTCTAATTTTGGATGCTGATACTCTCCTAATTTTGTAAATCTTCTAAAGCAATTGGGATTGCAACATATCAAATAGTTATCAAAACCCCTTTTAATATGCATGTTTGGTGAGTTAATAAATGAATAACTTTCAAATCAAGTACATACAGGCGTTGTAGGAGAAATTATGACTAATTTTGTCTGTGATCAATTTGAAAATCTACAATTCTAGAAAAGAGAGAATAACAATGACAAGAAATTACATACCCTAGTATATGCATAGACCCCAGCCTCAGTTGGTCCTGCAGGACTTCCCCTTCTAGTGAACCTCCCCTCTTTGAATATGTAAAGCATAGGTATTCCGGTTGAGAGTTCTAAACTTATAACCTGTCccaaaaacaaaaaattaattaattgattgatCTGTAATAAAGCAAAAGAAGAGAGCCATAGAGACAACAACATTGCAATATCATAATAGCTGATACCTCCTGAGAAGTTAATTTGTCAAGATACATAATTATGGACCTCAACGAATTTCCATGGGCAGCAATCATTACATGCTTCCCAGAACAAAGCTGGGGTTCAATCTGAAATGCAATATTTCCGCAGTCAGACATTAATGAATGATAATATAATCTCTTGAAAATTTAAAAACCAACAATTGCAAAACACCAAATTGCGGGCAAACAAACCATAATAGAATTAGGTAATAGAAAGCACAATCATGCATACCTGATCTTTGAAATAAGCAACAGCTCTTTTAGCACACATCTCCAAACTCTCTCCATTTGGTGGAGGTATGTCATAACTTCTCCGCCATTCATGAACTTTTTCCTTGCCAAATCTATCTGCTGTTTCCTGCTTATTCAGACCTTGTAATTCCCCATACCTATACAGAATACCAAATTACACGTTTTGcagtaaaaataataataataataaagtcagGATTACAGGTAAAAAGAGTAAGAGTGGAAACTATATGATTACATTCTTTCATTTAATTGCCAAGCCGTTATAACTGGAATGGATTGCCTCATTgtgtcttcactaaaaatttgACTCCATGCCCTTGCCTGTTCACTCTCATTGTGCATGATGATTGGCACCTGTCACCAGTTCATTTATAGGTAAGCAAATAAATGAGAAATAAATTTCAGTGGCATAAAAAACTGAACTATTGCATGAAGTTCAAGATGCTATGTGCATTGCTGTAATGGCGTTTGAATGAATTTCAAATGTGCtagcttaactaaatattttactgATAACTAGGAATGTAGGTCCCATTCAATTAAAGAAGGCAGCAAATAGCTAGCATATGTCTATTGAGAAATTATTAGCTTCTATGACGTGAGACTATGTAGTATATACTGAATGACTGAACTTTCTGTTTTTTAACACCCAAGAGACATTTCCCCACGTTACCTTTCTACGACGGTGTTGAGTCATGGCAAGCATAGCAGTCATCTGTGCACGGATCAAGGATGATGTAAATATCATGTCGACAGGTATATTGCTGATTCTCTTACCAGCTTCAATTGCCTCTTCCACACCCTTTTTTGTCAATGGCACATCAACACAACCTGTGAACAGGTTCTTTTCATTCCATAATGACTCACCATGCCTAACGAGTATCAGAGCTGCCTCGCCTGAATTAGATTAGGATACCAGTGATATAAAGGGATATGTTCAGTCTTCAGCTCAGGAGATAGCAAGTAATATAAATCACAGGGACTAATATAAGTATGCAATCAACTACTGCAATTTGGAATATTAGGAATTTATGTCACCAAATTCCACATAGAGAAGGCCTTTTTCAGAATTGGTTTGATAATTGATATAAATGTCTACTTTCAATAACTGGATGCGAAATGTTGAGTAGAATGAAACTGGCTTACTTGATTTCTTTTGAAATTCATTGGTGCTGTCATTTGAGGGGGTTGAAACTGGATCAACCAATGAAGTTTGAGACGCTGAGGCTTGAACAGCACTAAAATTCCTCTTATTAGAGCTGTAACCTTCCATTCTCGACGTTGACAATCCGACATCAAACTTTAAACCTTTTGAAATCGATTTCACCGACACATTTCCAAACTCTCGGTGAAATTCAGAATTGTGAAGATGATGGGATAGAAGAGTCCCTATTGCCGGGTGAAACACAGCACTGGCCATtctgaaaattcaagagaaaaaaCAATTATTGATGTAAGGAAACAAAATATACAAATGGGTTTCCTCCGTTTGACAAGCAGCGCCTGCATCACTTGAGGGAAAGGCATCATGTACGAAATTCTATACTAGCTCAGAAAGCATTAGCAAACAGAATATAGCATATTCCTTTCTCACGGTCAAAGAAGGCACAGAAAGGGACGAAGAACGAACTTGAAGTAAGGCCATTCAAACCAGCTCATAATCATGTTCCTTGCTGAAAGCTTTTATGGCAAATTAAATCAACACCAATAGCAAATATATATCGGTATTTGAAGATGGCTGCTATTATTACAAAAAGTAGTGAAAACTGGCGAATCAAAAGCCCAAGTCCCATTAAAATCTCAAATATAACATAAACAAAGGCCAGTTAAGAATGTGTGAGAAATATTATGAGCGAAAGCAAAGATTAAAtattacccaaaaaaaaaataaatcaagatAAAAGAAACAGACCTTAAACGAAAAGAAGACAGCAACCCAGAACTCAAAAATAACAAAGAACAAAGAAATGCCAGAAAGAAGCAGACTTTAGATATCAAAGAAAGTGGGTAGGAGAATATCACCTGGTTATATAGGCGCAAAAGCGACGAAAAcgaggaaaagaaaataaagtgagAAGAAATGGGGAGAATTTATTACAAGAAAAGGTGACGGAGAGGATGATGGGATGTGGAAGAACGGAGCATGCTAAACGTCCATTTCAATTCAAAAAGGACAGAAAACAGAGGGAAAGCTAGTTAGATGGGTATGTGTGGAATCATAAAAGTAGAAAAAAATCGATGGTGGCTGTCTTATAGATGCTGCGATGACGATGCTATCTATTCTGAAATTTTGAGTTTCTATGCGATCCTAACTCGAAAAATATTTGCCTCTTTGTTTGTTTTTATATGATAAAATTGAAGAT
This is a stretch of genomic DNA from Hevea brasiliensis isolate MT/VB/25A 57/8 chromosome 12, ASM3005281v1, whole genome shotgun sequence. It encodes these proteins:
- the LOC110660308 gene encoding 2,3-bisphosphoglycerate-dependent phosphoglycerate mutase 1 isoform X2 — its product is MASAVFHPAIGTLLSHHLHNSEFHREFGNVSVKSISKGLKFDVGLSTSRMEGYSSNKRNFSAVQASASQTSLVDPVSTPSNDSTNEFQKKSSEAALILVRHGESLWNEKNLFTGCVDVPLTKKGVEEAIEAGKRISNIPVDMIFTSSLIRAQMTAMLAMTQHRRRKVPIIMHNESEQARAWSQIFSEDTMRQSIPVITAWQLNERMYGELQGLNKQETADRFGKEKVHEWRRSYDIPPPNGESLEMCAKRAVAYFKDQIEPQLCSGKHVMIAAHGNSLRSIIMYLDKLTSQEVISLELSTGIPMLYIFKEGRFTRRGSPAGPTEAGVYAYTRRLAQYRQKLDEMLH
- the LOC110660308 gene encoding 2,3-bisphosphoglycerate-dependent phosphoglycerate mutase 1 isoform X1, translating into MIMSWFEWPYFKMASAVFHPAIGTLLSHHLHNSEFHREFGNVSVKSISKGLKFDVGLSTSRMEGYSSNKRNFSAVQASASQTSLVDPVSTPSNDSTNEFQKKSSEAALILVRHGESLWNEKNLFTGCVDVPLTKKGVEEAIEAGKRISNIPVDMIFTSSLIRAQMTAMLAMTQHRRRKVPIIMHNESEQARAWSQIFSEDTMRQSIPVITAWQLNERMYGELQGLNKQETADRFGKEKVHEWRRSYDIPPPNGESLEMCAKRAVAYFKDQIEPQLCSGKHVMIAAHGNSLRSIIMYLDKLTSQEVISLELSTGIPMLYIFKEGRFTRRGSPAGPTEAGVYAYTRRLAQYRQKLDEMLH